A stretch of the Vibrio aquimaris genome encodes the following:
- a CDS encoding TldD/PmbA family protein has product MLNSVTAKAVIDHALFLGADFAELFVEHHQTNTVQIASSEVDKVNSGIDFGIGIRLFYGPKVLYGYTNSTDETELKRVTSLLAAKDKREQIASAGELNLNPYSVQHGCTMPLSQDANLDAKIAFLLDADRAAREESECISQFIGSVLQREQKVAIFNSDGLQVDDTRHYIRVAGNTVAQKGCEQTSGSEGPGALSGWELSQHLDAKDLGQTIARQALVKLGADACPSGEMPVVIGNGFGGVIFHEACGHLLETTAVAKKASVFHDKMGEMIAHSTVSAVDDGTMTNEWGSIHIDDEGMPTQRTQLIKDGRLTSFMVDKMGSLKTGYQPTGSGRRQNYKFAPASRMRNTFIEAGSHSLDDMFAGIERGIYAKKMGGGSVQPGTGEFNFAVREAYLIENGKVTKPLKTATLISTGPKVLKEISMVGQDMALAPGMCGSVSGSVPTTVGQPSLKVDNILVGGGN; this is encoded by the coding sequence GTGCTGATTTTGCCGAACTATTCGTTGAACATCACCAGACGAATACGGTTCAAATTGCTTCAAGTGAGGTAGATAAAGTTAATTCGGGTATCGATTTTGGTATCGGTATCCGGCTTTTTTATGGCCCAAAAGTCCTGTATGGCTACACCAATAGTACGGATGAAACTGAATTAAAACGCGTTACGTCTTTGCTTGCAGCCAAAGATAAACGTGAGCAAATTGCCTCAGCAGGAGAGTTGAATTTAAACCCTTACTCAGTTCAACACGGCTGCACAATGCCTCTTAGCCAAGATGCAAATCTCGATGCGAAAATTGCCTTTTTGCTGGATGCAGATCGAGCAGCGCGTGAAGAAAGTGAATGTATTAGTCAGTTTATCGGCAGCGTCCTTCAACGTGAGCAGAAAGTCGCTATCTTCAATTCCGATGGATTACAAGTGGATGATACTCGTCATTATATTCGCGTTGCAGGTAATACTGTTGCGCAAAAAGGTTGCGAGCAAACATCTGGCTCTGAAGGTCCCGGCGCTCTGTCAGGTTGGGAGTTAAGTCAGCACTTGGATGCGAAAGATCTTGGGCAAACTATTGCAAGGCAAGCTTTGGTGAAATTAGGTGCAGATGCGTGCCCGTCAGGTGAAATGCCAGTCGTGATCGGTAATGGTTTCGGTGGTGTGATTTTCCATGAGGCCTGTGGTCACTTGCTTGAAACGACAGCCGTTGCTAAGAAAGCTTCTGTATTTCATGACAAAATGGGTGAGATGATTGCACACTCTACGGTAAGCGCGGTAGACGATGGCACTATGACCAACGAATGGGGATCAATTCATATTGATGACGAAGGCATGCCGACGCAGCGTACTCAACTAATTAAAGATGGTCGATTGACCAGTTTTATGGTTGATAAAATGGGAAGTCTAAAAACAGGTTATCAACCAACGGGTTCTGGTCGTCGTCAAAACTACAAGTTTGCCCCAGCTTCACGGATGAGAAATACCTTTATCGAAGCGGGCAGTCATTCTCTTGATGATATGTTTGCTGGTATAGAGCGAGGTATTTACGCCAAAAAAATGGGAGGAGGCTCAGTTCAACCCGGTACTGGAGAGTTCAACTTTGCGGTGAGAGAAGCTTACTTGATTGAAAATGGCAAAGTGACCAAACCACTCAAAACGGCGACCCTAATCAGTACGGGACCGAAAGTGCTTAAAGAAATCAGTATGGTTGGCCAAGATATGGCTTTGGCACCGGGAATGTGCGGTTCGGTCAGTGGCTCTGTTCCTACCACAGTTGGTCAGCCTTCGCTTAAAGTAGACAATATTTTGGTTGGAGGTGGCAACTGA
- a CDS encoding protein adenylyltransferase SelO — translation MNADYSLLNTLHSDPDATSSGEDHLPRQVLSGHYVPVKPSPIADPVYISHSETFFKELGLCGKLARSEEFQRLFSGDMNHVPEEMKNIGWATGYALSIFGTEYIQQCPFGTGNGYGDGRAISVFEGVLNNKRWEMQLKGGGPTPYCRGADGRAVLRSSVREYLAQEYMHALGIPSSRSLCLFVSQSETVDRPWYSEGTRSENPDIMVSNPVAITTRVAPSFLRVGQLELFSRRARSLTDADAMKELEMIVLHIIEREYRDEIEHSLPLTQKVVILADKFRERLTSLVTNWIRVGYCQGNFNSDNCAAGGFTLDYGPFGFCEYFEPYFQPWTGGGNHFAFLNQPLAAEKNFETFCAALKPLLHSSPEHKEQLEDICQGFSPMIQSKVSQMWADKLGWETFDNALFNQLITLMMKTHVDYTILFRELCHIPDDLSGIETSFYAKPSEEILNDWQQWLSSWRNKVLSTSSPESASNQMKKVNPKYTWREWLVVPAYQQAEQGDYSLIHELEEVLQDPYGEQSSQVEEKYYRLRPLEFFASGGVSHYSCSS, via the coding sequence ATGAACGCAGACTACTCTTTGCTCAACACTCTACACTCAGATCCAGATGCAACAAGCAGTGGTGAGGATCATCTGCCAAGACAAGTGCTCTCTGGGCACTATGTTCCAGTCAAACCTTCTCCAATTGCTGATCCTGTTTACATCAGTCACAGTGAGACGTTTTTTAAAGAATTAGGCCTCTGTGGCAAACTAGCAAGATCAGAAGAGTTCCAACGCCTTTTTTCCGGCGACATGAACCATGTGCCAGAGGAGATGAAAAATATAGGCTGGGCAACGGGTTATGCACTCTCAATCTTTGGTACCGAATACATACAACAGTGCCCATTTGGAACCGGTAATGGTTACGGTGACGGGCGAGCCATTTCAGTATTTGAAGGTGTGCTGAATAATAAACGCTGGGAAATGCAACTGAAAGGCGGTGGTCCAACGCCTTATTGCCGAGGAGCCGATGGCAGAGCGGTGCTTCGCTCAAGCGTGCGAGAATATCTTGCTCAAGAATACATGCATGCTTTAGGGATCCCCTCATCTCGATCACTATGCCTTTTTGTATCTCAATCAGAGACTGTCGACAGGCCATGGTATAGTGAAGGTACTCGCTCAGAGAACCCCGACATCATGGTGTCTAACCCCGTTGCGATTACCACACGAGTCGCACCTTCTTTCTTACGAGTCGGTCAGCTTGAGCTCTTTAGTCGTCGTGCTCGCAGCCTTACTGATGCTGATGCCATGAAAGAACTCGAGATGATAGTGCTGCATATCATAGAGCGAGAATATCGAGACGAGATTGAGCACTCACTGCCACTCACACAGAAAGTCGTTATTCTTGCCGATAAATTTCGAGAGAGATTAACCTCTCTTGTCACTAATTGGATTCGTGTCGGCTACTGCCAAGGTAACTTCAACAGTGACAACTGCGCTGCAGGAGGCTTCACGCTAGATTACGGACCATTCGGTTTTTGTGAATACTTTGAGCCTTATTTCCAACCATGGACAGGCGGTGGAAACCATTTCGCCTTTCTAAATCAGCCCTTGGCTGCAGAAAAAAATTTTGAAACCTTCTGCGCCGCACTCAAGCCACTGTTGCACTCTTCACCAGAGCATAAAGAACAATTGGAGGATATTTGTCAAGGCTTTTCGCCTATGATACAGAGTAAAGTCAGTCAGATGTGGGCAGACAAACTTGGCTGGGAAACATTCGACAATGCTCTTTTCAATCAACTTATTACTCTGATGATGAAAACCCATGTCGACTACACCATCTTGTTCCGCGAGCTTTGTCATATTCCAGATGACCTGTCAGGTATTGAGACGAGCTTCTACGCCAAGCCAAGTGAAGAAATCCTTAATGATTGGCAGCAATGGTTGTCTTCATGGCGAAACAAGGTTCTTTCCACTTCAAGTCCTGAATCTGCGTCGAATCAGATGAAAAAAGTGAATCCCAAGTATACATGGCGAGAATGGCTGGTTGTGCCTGCCTATCAGCAAGCAGAGCAAGGGGATTATTCACTTATTCATGAGTTAGAAGAAGTACTTCAAGATCCTTATGGTGAACAATCATCACAAGTAGAGGAAAAATACTATCGTTTAAGACCGCTAGAGTTTTTTGCCTCTGGCGGCGTTTCTCACTACAGTTGCTCATCTTAA
- a CDS encoding TldD/PmbA family protein, translating to MSQEQLLKSVDYVLSKAKQHGVEADVIVSRNSSFSLKANQGQLDEYKVSSSQVMGVRVIKQARVATSYSESLEPSSLDSMLANALESARFAKQDEHQTIACIDSQIETDVAELAQQDTASVDEKIELALGLEQNLVDKSEGVSSPYNGYSDGEVELIVANTKGSLCQHFERSFSCYVYALLEQNGKQAMAGKMSVGRRFTDLNPNLCVDEGYHLAQELLDGAPVATGNYSVVFTINALSSLFGVFGSAFSGVSAMKGVTPLADKVGHKVASELISLSDVAYMPSGMAISGFDSEGFATQDNILIANGELKTLLHNSHSASYSGVKSTASAARGAKSSLDVSANHKVIALGSSSLAEVQSGEYLELVELQGVHSGADVVSGDFSFGASGFLCRDGLRIQPVRGITVAGNFYKMLAEVDAVGDTQIVNDSHTFFAPDIRFARLSIGGK from the coding sequence ATGAGCCAAGAACAACTTTTAAAATCCGTGGATTACGTGTTATCTAAAGCCAAACAACATGGCGTTGAAGCGGATGTGATTGTCAGTCGCAACAGCAGTTTTTCTCTAAAAGCGAACCAAGGCCAGCTTGATGAATATAAGGTAAGCTCAAGTCAAGTTATGGGTGTCCGCGTTATCAAACAAGCACGTGTAGCGACCAGTTATTCCGAGTCATTGGAGCCATCCAGTTTAGATTCGATGTTGGCTAATGCGTTAGAAAGCGCACGATTTGCCAAGCAAGATGAGCATCAAACTATCGCTTGTATCGATAGTCAGATTGAAACTGACGTAGCTGAGCTGGCACAGCAAGACACAGCATCAGTCGATGAGAAAATTGAACTAGCCCTTGGGTTAGAGCAAAACCTTGTCGATAAGTCGGAAGGCGTCAGTTCACCTTACAATGGCTATAGCGATGGTGAAGTCGAGCTTATTGTAGCGAATACTAAAGGCAGCTTGTGTCAGCACTTTGAACGCTCGTTTAGCTGTTATGTGTACGCCTTACTTGAGCAAAATGGTAAACAAGCCATGGCGGGTAAAATGTCGGTCGGTCGACGTTTCACTGATTTAAATCCGAACTTATGTGTTGACGAAGGTTATCATCTAGCTCAAGAGCTACTGGATGGTGCTCCAGTGGCAACCGGAAATTACTCTGTTGTGTTCACTATTAATGCCCTCAGCAGTTTATTTGGCGTTTTTGGTAGTGCTTTTTCTGGTGTGAGTGCAATGAAAGGAGTGACGCCGCTTGCCGACAAAGTTGGACATAAGGTTGCCAGCGAACTGATTTCTCTGTCAGATGTGGCCTATATGCCGAGCGGTATGGCGATTTCGGGCTTTGATAGTGAAGGTTTTGCTACCCAAGACAACATCTTGATTGCAAATGGAGAGCTGAAAACCTTACTGCATAATAGCCATAGCGCAAGTTATTCGGGGGTTAAATCGACAGCAAGCGCTGCGCGAGGGGCAAAATCTAGCTTGGATGTTTCGGCTAACCACAAAGTGATTGCACTTGGTAGTAGTAGCCTTGCTGAAGTCCAGTCTGGTGAATATCTTGAACTTGTAGAGCTGCAAGGTGTTCATTCTGGCGCTGATGTTGTCAGTGGCGATTTTTCGTTTGGTGCTAGTGGTTTTTTGTGTCGTGATGGGCTGCGTATTCAACCGGTGCGCGGAATAACCGTGGCTGGTAATTTCTACAAGATGTTAGCTGAAGTGGATGCTGTAGGGGACACACAAATAGTCAATGACAGTCATACCTTCTTTGCACCAGACATTCGATTTGCTCGATTAAGTATCGGCGGTAAATAA
- a CDS encoding CZB domain-containing protein gives MVWKNAVYKHVVNEDFNTQVNKHTECRLGKWYFEGKGKQLYSHLNNFKSLDAPHKQVHESGRLALESGKAGDTQAMFKHLNTMEAASEEVVALLERLIDDINESKR, from the coding sequence ATGGTGTGGAAAAATGCGGTATACAAACACGTTGTAAATGAAGATTTTAATACTCAAGTTAACAAGCATACTGAATGCCGTCTTGGAAAGTGGTATTTTGAAGGTAAGGGAAAGCAGTTGTATAGCCATCTGAATAATTTCAAGTCACTTGACGCTCCCCATAAGCAAGTTCATGAGTCAGGCAGATTAGCACTTGAGTCAGGAAAAGCAGGTGATACACAAGCTATGTTCAAACATCTAAACACTATGGAAGCGGCGAGTGAAGAAGTTGTCGCTCTATTAGAACGGTTGATTGATGATATTAATGAGAGTAAAAGGTAA